AGGCTTCTATATTTCTGGAGGGAGTAACATTTTGTTTGTtgcattctttttattttttgattgtGTTCAGTGTGGTGGTAGAGGAGATGTTCTGAGGGAGTTTCTGTTCCCATGCCTTGCTGTTTGCCTGGTGGGAAAGGGGGTTTTTGTATGAAGAGAGGCCCTGAACacatggaaggaaaaagcaTGGCACAGTCTAGCACTGCACTGTACCACAAAGAGGTGGTTTGatctcagcccttccctcatGTCAGGGAGCAGGTATGAGAATGAAGTGATGTGATTTAGGAGTAATCTTTGGCCAGTGGAAGAGTCTTAGCTCTTAGAGCCCCCAGTGCTGGAGTGAAGTCATTTGGCTCTTGGACAACAGCACTGTGAACTTTGCTGTCTGCTGGTTCTTCTCAGAATAGCAATCCTTGCTATGTTCCCAGAGTCACTAGGCAAGGTTAAGCTccaagcagaaggaaataaGGATTTAGGAGAGCTGCATGAAAAGAGCAAGATATTGATGAAAAGCAAGCACATTGGAACCCAATTGTATGAACTCAGAAGAGCTCTGCATGGCAGACAAGTGATGGACACTCCTTTTGAAGGACCTTTTCTGTGTAATTACTGAAGTCCATCAACATGGTTTATCAAATGAGATGGTCATAGTTTGCCTGAAACATTTCTCAGGGAGCCCAGCCTATGAAGATCCCTGcttggtttctttctctttcgGGATTAATATGTGGGATGGGATTAGCTAGTCTGGGATTAGCTCCTGTGCCTGGACTGTAGCTGAAGTGAATGAACTATAGAATGGAATGGATCAGGGCACCAACCCTGTCACTTATTCAGGGCCCAGTCTGAGGCTGCTGGCCCATCCTGCTCAGTCCCACATGCCTGCCAGGGAAAGAGCTCTTAAGCATTgatgctgccactgctgctgtcctcTGTTGTTTGAGTAATGGCctctgggggggaaaaaaagagtttggaGGAGTGCCCTTTGCATTGGAAGTAATGAGAATAATTAGCTACTGGTGTGCTGCTGCTTAACAGTGATGGTGATTGTTTGTTGAGTGCTTTAATGATGAAATCACTTCcttgaaaaatgtaaaactgaaatGGCAATATCTGCACAATATTTGTGGGAGTAGTATggtgaaaatgctgctgtttgtaattatttcttcCTACAATGTGGAGAAAGATGCCAAGATGCTATTAAGCCATCCTAAAGAAGTATTGGTTTGtgtggggggttttgtttggaggtgttttttaaaagagcttGATAGAAGCAATTGACATAAGCAATTGACATACTGAGCCTAGAATATCAACTGGGATCCACTCCTTGGTGTTTTGAAATACTCCAGACTTGTGTCATCCACCAgatgggagaggaagggaaggaaaggaggaataTCTTCAGCTGATGCTGTCATTTGACCCTCTGTACTGTCAATAAGGTGGAAAGGGTCCAAAAGACTCTTTCTGCAGGCTTTTGTTGAGAAGTGTCTGACAGTGTAATTGATGTTGCAGCCAGTCCCTCTCGGCCTGTGTCCATAGAAGAGCTCATGGAGACAGCAAAGGGAGTCACCAACATGGCACTGGCACATGAAATTGTGGTGAATGGAGACTTCCAGATAAAACCAGCTGAATTGCCAGAACACAGGTAAGGTTGGTACCAAATACtaaataaaattgtgtttgtagaactgcagagcagctctgggggttcAGGTAAAGGCTCTGGCTGGTGTCTTGTCTGGAAGTGCCTGGGAGGAAGTAGGAAAGAATATAAGAAGAAGGTGGTAACTGTGCAGTTCTGCTTCCccagatgtgtgtgtgtgaaaggaGAACCTCTTGGATTAATTGGAGATGTGTGGTGCAAACCCCAGAGAGCTGTGGTTTCTGTTGTGTCCCCTTGTCCCAGGACTCAGAGCCTTTCCAGTaccccaggctggctgcagatGTAGGTAGTGCTTTTAGCAATTGTTAAGCTTTCATTGCCTGTGGGAGTAAGAGGAAACTGGTTATTTTAGCTTTTCCTGTCTGTTTCTTCAGGGATATTTTGGGAAGAGattcctgtgttttatttgctcCTTTCAAGTTGGAagcctttccttctctgtgagAGTCTGCAGTAATTGTGGGCCCTGctgagaggggagagggagaacaGAAGAAGCTtcatcttctgtttttctgtctcacACACACAGTGAGGTGTGGCTGACAGCCTCCTGGCTGGATTTGGAACAGGGGGAGCATATTTCATGGAGGGAACTTGGTCTCCACCGGGGCCAGTGTTGAAGTTACACCTGGTATGAACAGGAACTGTCAATATTTTGAATTAGGAATTGGTACTGAAGCAGTGGAATTCATATATTTTTTGTATACAAACTGATCTGGTCCCTTATCCCAGAGTAGGGGCAATACTTATGTAGTGAAACTGAAGATTTTGTGTCAGGGAAGTTACTTAATTTCTGTTAGGTTTACTACTGAATTTTATGTGGTGGAATTGATTTTACTTAGTGGGGCCTTTAAAAGGAACATGAATACTGGTCTTTGGAagacaaaatgtaatttttgctatttttgttttggtccAGTTTTCTAGATGTAGCATGTGATAAATACTTTGAAGGGTTTTACTTTGTAGCCACCTTTGCTGGTGTGTCACCTTGTATTAGGACATAAACCATTccaaatcctgtgtccagtttttcttgcttttctgagTAACTTTAAATGATGGATCTTTGTTAATCATCATATCATTACTACTACATTATGTTCATATTCTTACATGCTGtgcttcaggagctgcaggttaTCTTTGTAAGGTGGTGCAGAGACCAGTATCATTCTTTTAAACATGTTTATTCACAGCTTAGAGAAGAAAGTCAGAGATATTGTGCATAAAGCTTTCTGGGACTGTCTGGAAGCTCAGCTGAAGGAAGACCCCCCAACATATGATCATGCAATTAAGTTATTGGGAGAAATTAAAGAGGTAAGATGATGTGATTTGAAGGGAATTGATTGAATTTGAGTAGCTGCACTGATATGAATGAGCAAAAGTGGTTGGAGTTAGGCCTTTCATAAAAAATcctcttgttctttttcattaCTGTATCACTGTGAACATCTACAAGCCGTATAATCCTAGAGGAAAAATTTGAATGTACAACCAAATGCAAAACCATGTCAGGTGATTAACAGGTAAACAATACCAGTTCCATAGTTCCAAGCTTCCTTCACGTTATGGCACTGGTATTAGTTATGGAATCAGTGAGATGCTCCAACACTGGGCTGATAAAACCAAGCACAACAGTGTGAAGTATGATCTGTGCCACAGAGGGTTTACCACTTAGTAACTTCAGTATCACACAGTGTGAGGTGAAACACTTGGAGTTGGTGAGTGgttggtttaaaaataaaaaatcaattatttatgGTTTAGTTAAGAATCCCTGGTAGTcttcaaggccaagttggatggggcATTAAACAAACTGGTTTAGtgggaggtgaccctgcccctggcaggctTTTGGAACCGGATAGTCTTTAAGGTCTCTCCTGACCCAAACCATGttatgattctataattctttTGAGAGGTGGTTTAGTAACTGTTTGGATCCTTGTAGTCTTTGATGTAGAACTAATGCACTGTTAACTTTCCATTTCAGAGCCTTCTGTCGTTCTTGTTGCCTGGACATACTAGACTGAGAAGCCAGATTACAGAAGTTCTTGACCTGGATTTGATAAAACAGGAGGCAGAGAATGGGGCCCTTGACATTTCTAAGTTGGTCAAATTTGTTATTGGGATGATGGGGActctctgtgctccagctcGAGATGAAGACATTAAGAAACTGAAAGATATTAATGAAATAGTTCCTCTTTTCAGGtactgaaatgtatttattagtCATGTTCAGAGTCCCTTAAATAATTTGAGAAGTGGAGGGGGCGACTTGAAACTCctagaaagaaaagagtaatAGGGAAATGGTGGGTGTGAAGGGGAGAGTTGCTCCAGGAGTCATTAACAAGGGCCATCTCTGATCTGGTGAGTTGGAGTATTTGTCTGGCTCCTGCATGTCACTGAAGGACATTTGCTTAAATGTCAAATGCAAATAAGCTGTAAGGTAGCAGATGAATTTGTATCAGAATTGAATGTCAGCAGCGGAAGGTGAAATAAGCACACAGGGGCTTAGAGGAAAAGCATTACTGGTTTCCAGCCAGTTTGTCCTTTCCTCTCAGTTTGAGCTCTCTTTACCCCAGTGTCATTCCCTGTCAGTTCTAAAGGGAGTGTGTGTTCCACATCTGGGAGCATCCAGGCTTCTGCTTTGCCACCATGTTCTCAGTGGAACAGCTCAAGGTCTCAGTAGTTGGGAAGAAGCTTCTTTTCAAATTAGCTGTTTTCTAATTTGAAAAGATTCCAGGAGTTCAGGATTGACTTGGCAGAAATATTGCCAGCAGGAATTAGGTTGCTTTGAAACTCAGGtgtttttctttggtgtttgtttgtttttttattttttgccccTTGGGTCTGATTATTCACTTCCCACTGAGGCTGGCTTTCCAGGCTGCCAACAGCCATGGCATGCAAGCTTGGAAACCCAGATATCTTTTCATATACAATACTGCACATCCTGGGAGATAAAATCTATGGAGCTAGTGAAGTTAATTCCATGGAAGCTTTTGTACAGGAGGTCAAGATTTGTTTCCCATTTGGAAGAGGCACATGCATGCATGTAAATGCTTGCTCCAGCTTTCTCTGTCTCATGCTCTGAAGTTGTTAAGCTGTTACTGTTTCCCATGCAtgtttttgctctttctttagACAACCTGTAATAAATCTTGTAAACAGCACCTCTGAAACATATGCAGCCTTGAAtaactttttctgtttgtttgtttagagCAATTTTCTCTGTATTAGACCTAATGAAAATGGATATGGCAAACTTCGCTGTCAGTAGTATTAGGCCAAAATTAATGCAGCAGTCTGCTGAatatgaaagaaagaagtttcAGGAGTTTCTTGAGAAACAGCCAAGTATGactttgttcctttctttcttcccccctGACTTCCCAGTAAACTGCGTGTCTTTGCTTGTAGATGATGAAAAGAACTCAGATATTTTTATAAGTTCTAGAATTCGTATGGTAAATGACATTTTGGGGCTTGTGCCCCAAAACCGTGGTTAGAAAAAGTCTGCCAGAACAATGGTTGTGCCCTTGGTacattcagttttatttcagtaCAGTGTAGGGCATGATTACCCAGCATCATCTCACCTCTGATTTCCTGTagctgtgtggttttgttttagaTGTTCTGCTTGATGCAATAAATGAAATGCATGTCATACCTGATATCACGGGCATTAGTCATAGTAACTAATGGGATTGTTTGGAAATTATTGCTGGAAGAACCTAACtgtgaaaaggaattttttcaaCAAGTGTTTTTTGCCCTGTTCTTCTAGATTCTTTAGACCTTGTCACAAAGTGGTTGCAAGAAGCAGCAGATGATCTTGCAAAGCTGGGACATGAAGTGTTGCCTCCTCACTGTAACGATGGTGCCACTGGTGGAGCTTCTGCCTTGTGCTTCACTGCTGTACAAAACCAGGCCTATCTGAAGCTTCTGAAGTGGGATCACGTGAACAGGCCTTTTCCAGAAGTAGgtatttaacagaaaaattgCTTCTGTGCTTGTTCCACACCTCTGTTCCCAGCAGACAGCAGAAGCTGTTTGGATTTGTAGCCTGGCAACACATACAGTGCCAAACCATTGATCCCTGAATGGGAGATGGGGCAGCTCTAACAGGTGCTGGTCTCTCAGTGCTGAAACCTCCTTAGCTGGGCGAGAGGAGCCAGTGCTTTTCACTGTGCTCCTGATGCTGGCCTGCTATTCCCTGGGCCTTTGCTGCTGCACCCAGtgacccttcccagccctgcagactgactccctgctgtgctggctcctaGACGCTGCTCATGGACCAAACACGCTTCCTGGagatgcagctggagctggagcagctcctggtggtggggacagtgctgctggTCACGTTCAGTGCAGCAGGCCCAGCTCTCATCGACGTGCCTGGATTCGCCGACAGAATCAAAACCATCGTCAAGGTGCTGCTGACAGGAATGCATCTCCCGTGAGtacagcacagccctgctctcagggcagctggagct
This sequence is a window from Serinus canaria isolate serCan28SL12 chromosome 5, serCan2020, whole genome shotgun sequence. Protein-coding genes within it:
- the TCP11L1 gene encoding T-complex protein 11-like protein 1 isoform X1 yields the protein MGIEFYINFFLVLFLLLSAFGWLRGKFLSCEQLGQTIVQNQLKMSQNPDKLNSSEEKLSALEDDEEESLDNSDRSVRKRIRQSAPGSHRDDTPKSSPSRPVSIEELMETAKGVTNMALAHEIVVNGDFQIKPAELPEHSLEKKVRDIVHKAFWDCLEAQLKEDPPTYDHAIKLLGEIKESLLSFLLPGHTRLRSQITEVLDLDLIKQEAENGALDISKLVKFVIGMMGTLCAPARDEDIKKLKDINEIVPLFRAIFSVLDLMKMDMANFAVSSIRPKLMQQSAEYERKKFQEFLEKQPNSLDLVTKWLQEAADDLAKLGHEVLPPHCNDGATGGASALCFTAVQNQAYLKLLKWDHVNRPFPETLLMDQTRFLEMQLELEQLLVVGTVLLVTFSAAGPALIDVPGFADRIKTIVKVLLTGMHLPSFNLKESLATVGEKVCAEVNSCLSQHGFTPFSAEREAVLKGQIQAVASPDNSISKLIDSRIQKFLENYLASSHQKSLPAIPGGLGPIQRELEEIAAKYIRLVNYNRMVFSPYYDAVLGKILTKEESQIVGKSEES
- the TCP11L1 gene encoding T-complex protein 11-like protein 1 isoform X2; translation: MSQNPDKLNSSEEKLSALEDDEEESLDNSDRSVRKRIRQSAPGSHRDDTPKSSPSRPVSIEELMETAKGVTNMALAHEIVVNGDFQIKPAELPEHSLEKKVRDIVHKAFWDCLEAQLKEDPPTYDHAIKLLGEIKESLLSFLLPGHTRLRSQITEVLDLDLIKQEAENGALDISKLVKFVIGMMGTLCAPARDEDIKKLKDINEIVPLFRAIFSVLDLMKMDMANFAVSSIRPKLMQQSAEYERKKFQEFLEKQPNSLDLVTKWLQEAADDLAKLGHEVLPPHCNDGATGGASALCFTAVQNQAYLKLLKWDHVNRPFPETLLMDQTRFLEMQLELEQLLVVGTVLLVTFSAAGPALIDVPGFADRIKTIVKVLLTGMHLPSFNLKESLATVGEKVCAEVNSCLSQHGFTPFSAEREAVLKGQIQAVASPDNSISKLIDSRIQKFLENYLASSHQKSLPAIPGGLGPIQRELEEIAAKYIRLVNYNRMVFSPYYDAVLGKILTKEESQIVGKSEES